One stretch of Streptomyces sp. MMBL 11-1 DNA includes these proteins:
- a CDS encoding ribonuclease D, which produces MTDAQETAAATSLRTTGGAPPDDVAPAPIPLLEPREGVPPVVTSDDALAGVIAAFAAGTGPVAVDAERASGYRYGQRAYLVQLRREGAGSALVDPVGCPDLSGLGSALSDTEWILHAATQDLPCLRDIGMTPTSLFDTELAGRLAGFPRVGLGAMVENVLGYALEKGHSAVDWSTRPLPEPWLRYAALDVELLIDLRDALEEELERQGKLEWAREEFDAIAAAPPAPPRKDPWRRTSGMHKVRRRRQMAVVRELWTTRDQVAQRRDVSPGKVLGDAAIVEAALALPVDVQALTALPGFGHRMGRRQLEQWQAAVERARALPESELPQPGQQPAGPPPPRSWADKDPAAAARLSAARTGVSELAERLHMPQENLITPDTVRRICWEPPKTPTPGAVEDALAGYGARNWQIQQVAPLLVRALDAS; this is translated from the coding sequence GTGACCGACGCCCAAGAGACCGCAGCAGCCACTTCACTGCGAACCACCGGGGGCGCCCCCCCGGACGACGTCGCCCCGGCGCCGATCCCCTTGCTCGAACCGCGCGAGGGCGTTCCCCCGGTGGTGACGTCCGACGACGCCCTCGCCGGAGTGATCGCGGCCTTCGCCGCGGGCACCGGCCCGGTGGCCGTCGACGCCGAGCGCGCCTCGGGGTACCGCTACGGCCAGCGCGCCTACCTCGTACAGCTGCGCCGCGAGGGCGCGGGCAGCGCTCTGGTCGACCCGGTCGGCTGTCCCGACCTCTCCGGCCTCGGCTCCGCGCTGTCCGACACGGAGTGGATCCTGCACGCGGCGACCCAGGACCTGCCGTGCCTGCGGGACATAGGCATGACCCCCACCTCCCTGTTCGACACCGAGCTGGCCGGACGGCTCGCGGGATTCCCGCGCGTCGGCCTCGGCGCGATGGTGGAGAACGTGCTCGGATACGCCCTGGAGAAGGGCCACTCCGCCGTCGACTGGTCCACCCGCCCGCTGCCCGAGCCCTGGCTGCGCTACGCCGCGCTCGACGTGGAGCTCCTGATCGACCTGCGCGACGCGCTGGAGGAGGAGCTGGAGCGGCAGGGGAAGCTGGAGTGGGCCCGGGAGGAGTTCGACGCCATCGCCGCCGCGCCGCCGGCCCCGCCCCGCAAGGACCCCTGGCGGCGTACGTCGGGCATGCACAAGGTGCGCCGCCGCCGTCAGATGGCTGTGGTCCGGGAGCTGTGGACCACCCGTGACCAGGTCGCCCAGCGCCGCGACGTCTCCCCGGGCAAGGTGCTCGGCGACGCCGCGATCGTCGAGGCCGCGCTCGCGCTGCCGGTCGATGTGCAGGCCCTGACCGCGCTGCCGGGATTCGGCCACCGCATGGGACGCCGTCAGCTGGAGCAGTGGCAGGCGGCCGTGGAGCGGGCCAGGGCGCTGCCCGAGTCGGAGCTGCCGCAGCCCGGTCAGCAGCCGGCCGGACCGCCTCCCCCGCGCTCCTGGGCCGACAAGGACCCGGCCGCCGCCGCCCGGCTCTCGGCCGCCCGTACCGGCGTCTCCGAGCTGGCCGAGCGCCTCCACATGCCCCAGGAGAACCTGATCACCCCGGACACCGTGCGCCGGATCTGCTGGGAGCCGCCGAAGACCCCGACCCCGGGCGCCGTCGAGGACGCCCTCGCCGGGTACGGGGCGCGGAACTGGCAGATCCAGCAGGTCGCCCCGCTCCTGGTGCGGGCCCTGGACGCCTCCTGA
- a CDS encoding response regulator transcription factor produces MSVLLEQPASLVAYRPNKPTAMVVVADPRVRSTVTRHLWALGVRDVIEASSIAEARPRVGNPRDICIADVHLPDGSGLTLLSETRAAGWPNGLALSAADDIGAVRNALAGGVKGYVVTGTRTNIGHPTRPGVAPIGANAARMHRRPPGSPSHPGGYRELSGREVEVLRLVAEGQSNKAIGVSMGLSALTVKSHLARIARKLGTGDRAGMVAVALRTGIIH; encoded by the coding sequence GTGTCCGTTCTCCTCGAGCAGCCCGCAAGCCTGGTCGCCTACCGCCCGAACAAGCCGACGGCCATGGTCGTCGTGGCCGACCCGCGCGTCCGTTCCACCGTCACCCGCCATCTGTGGGCCCTCGGAGTACGTGACGTCATCGAAGCGTCGTCCATCGCGGAGGCACGCCCCCGCGTCGGCAACCCGCGCGACATCTGCATTGCCGACGTCCACCTGCCCGACGGTTCCGGGCTGACCCTGCTGTCCGAGACCCGCGCCGCAGGCTGGCCCAACGGTCTCGCCCTCTCCGCCGCCGACGACATCGGCGCCGTTCGCAACGCCCTCGCGGGCGGCGTGAAGGGCTACGTCGTCACCGGCACCCGAACCAACATCGGCCACCCCACCCGCCCCGGCGTCGCCCCCATCGGCGCCAACGCCGCCCGTATGCACCGCAGGCCCCCCGGTTCCCCGAGCCACCCGGGCGGCTACCGCGAACTGTCCGGACGGGAGGTGGAGGTGCTCCGCCTGGTCGCCGAGGGCCAGTCCAACAAGGCCATCGGCGTCTCGATGGGCCTCTCCGCCCTGACCGTCAAGTCCCACCTCGCCCGCATCGCCCGCAAGCTCGGCACCGGAGACCGCGCCGGAATGGTCGCGGTCGCCCTGCGGACGGGCATCATCCACTGA
- a CDS encoding DUF3000 domain-containing protein produces the protein MAPAQGQFSDHSDGVESKDRAEGPPVPPAFLAAVDALRSARLRPELEVEVTRPPQRLAPHAYALEAAVVDGEDDLADGRLVLLHDPAGHDAWQGAFRLVTLVRAELEPEMAADPLLPEVCWSWLTGALDARGLSYGEAGGTVTRAGSHYFGALSTRRPATQIEIRASWTPRESRGGVPDTASHLMAWGDLLCQIAGLPPSDPADAAVVTLPQRRGPQV, from the coding sequence ATGGCTCCGGCTCAGGGACAATTTTCCGATCATTCCGATGGCGTTGAAAGCAAGGACCGCGCGGAGGGTCCTCCGGTGCCGCCCGCGTTCCTGGCGGCGGTCGACGCGCTGCGGTCCGCGCGCCTGCGCCCGGAGCTGGAGGTGGAGGTGACCAGGCCGCCGCAGCGCCTCGCTCCGCACGCGTACGCGCTGGAGGCGGCGGTGGTGGACGGCGAGGACGATCTCGCGGACGGCAGGTTGGTCCTGCTGCACGATCCGGCGGGACACGACGCCTGGCAGGGCGCGTTCCGGCTGGTGACGCTGGTCCGGGCGGAGCTGGAGCCGGAGATGGCGGCGGACCCGCTGCTCCCGGAGGTGTGCTGGTCCTGGCTGACGGGTGCGCTGGACGCGCGGGGACTCTCGTACGGAGAGGCCGGGGGCACGGTGACGCGCGCCGGATCGCACTACTTCGGCGCGCTGTCCACGCGCCGTCCGGCGACACAGATCGAGATCCGGGCCTCCTGGACGCCGAGGGAGTCGCGCGGCGGGGTGCCGGACACGGCGTCGCACCTGATGGCCTGGGGCGATCTGCTGTGCCAGATCGCGGGGCTGCCGCCGTCGGATCCGGCGGACGCGGCGGTGGTGACGTTGCCGCAGCGGCGCGGCCCGCAGGTTTAG
- the hemE gene encoding uroporphyrinogen decarboxylase, producing the protein MSANDSPSGQQTTTSASLDAVRHATHDSAFLRACRREPVPHTPVWFMRQAGRSLPEYLKVREGIAMLDSCMMPELVAEITLQPVRRHKVDAAIYFSDIVVPLKAIGIDLDIKPGVGPVIAEPIRTRADLARLRDLTPEDVPYVTEAIGMLTAELGATPLIGFAGAPFTLASYLVEGGPSRNHERTKAMMYGDPRLWADLVDRLAEITGAFLKVQIEAGASAVQLFDSWVGALAPADYRRAVLPASAKVFDAVAPYGVPRIHFGVGTGELLGLMGEAGADVVGVDWRVPLDEAARRVGPGKALQGNLDPAVLFAPAPAVEEKTREVLDAAAGLEGHIFNLGHGVMPNMDPDALTRLVQYVHEQTAR; encoded by the coding sequence GTGAGTGCCAACGACAGCCCTTCGGGCCAGCAGACGACGACCTCCGCCAGCCTCGACGCGGTCCGCCACGCCACCCACGACTCGGCGTTCCTGCGGGCCTGCCGCCGCGAACCCGTCCCGCACACGCCGGTCTGGTTCATGCGCCAGGCGGGGCGCTCGCTGCCCGAGTACCTGAAGGTCCGCGAGGGCATCGCGATGCTCGACTCCTGCATGATGCCGGAGCTGGTCGCCGAGATCACCCTGCAGCCCGTACGCCGCCACAAGGTCGACGCCGCGATCTACTTCAGTGACATCGTCGTGCCCCTGAAGGCCATCGGCATCGACCTCGACATCAAGCCCGGCGTCGGCCCCGTCATCGCCGAGCCGATCCGCACCCGCGCCGACCTGGCCCGGCTGCGCGACCTGACCCCCGAGGACGTCCCGTACGTCACCGAGGCCATCGGGATGCTCACCGCCGAGCTGGGCGCCACGCCGCTCATCGGCTTCGCCGGGGCTCCTTTCACCCTGGCCAGCTACCTCGTCGAGGGCGGCCCCTCGCGCAACCACGAGCGCACCAAGGCCATGATGTACGGCGACCCGCGGCTCTGGGCCGACCTCGTCGACCGGCTCGCGGAGATCACCGGAGCCTTCCTCAAGGTGCAGATCGAGGCCGGCGCGTCCGCCGTCCAGCTCTTCGACTCCTGGGTCGGCGCGCTGGCCCCCGCCGACTACCGCCGCGCGGTGCTGCCCGCCTCCGCGAAGGTCTTCGACGCCGTCGCCCCCTACGGCGTCCCCCGCATCCACTTCGGCGTCGGCACCGGCGAACTCCTCGGCCTGATGGGCGAGGCCGGCGCGGACGTCGTCGGCGTCGACTGGCGGGTCCCGCTGGACGAGGCCGCCCGCCGCGTCGGCCCCGGCAAGGCCCTCCAGGGCAACCTCGACCCGGCGGTGCTGTTCGCGCCGGCCCCGGCCGTCGAGGAGAAGACCCGCGAGGTGCTGGACGCCGCCGCCGGACTGGAGGGCCACATCTTCAACCTGGGCCACGGCGTCATGCCGAACATGGACCCGGACGCGCTGACCCGGCTCGTCCAGTACGTGCACGAGCAGACCGCGCGCTGA